CTTTAGGCAGCCCCGTCTCAGCGGAGGAGGAGCGGAGCGGTGGTGGGCTGCAGCCGGCGCTGAGGCATGCACGTCCTGGCCTGCCGGCGTTTGCGCCCCGGGCGGTCTTGATTTACTGCAATTTACAACGCGAAGTCCGAAACGCAATTAAAAACTAATTAACGTAAACAAACACGCCGTGTTAGGCCTTAAGAACCGCACCGAGGAGCGAGATAGGCTTGATGTGCAGATGTTTAAATGGGCTGGGCTAACGCAGCAGCCATCCAACAGTAACAGAGCACACCGTAAAATCCCAGATCTTATTTGTCTGAGCACGTTTTCtcagctgtttatttttgctgcaggaaaaaaaaaagcttcatttgacatactcttccccccccccctcgtcTTTCAGATCATGTCATAACTACAAGATAAACGAGCAGTGATGGAATCACTGGATACCGAGGTGAGAGCACGGAAGACTCTGGGGACTGTTGAATATGTAGAGTCTTCGGGTTTCACCCAGGGAGTACTGCCAACCAAGAAGGATGTGGTTCAGAATATGCTGTATTTATTGCAGCCCAAAAGAGCTGGCCAGGCCCAGCGGTCCAAGGAGGACGCGGCCCAGTTGCTCGCTGAGCACTTGCAAGAGCACTGGTTGGTTTGCAACTTGCACACCATCGCGACGCAAAATATAAAGAAACTTATCCTCAAAATGTACGAGGAGTTTACCAGATTGTATCAGACCAGAAAGCAGAGACAGAACCAGGCTTTTACCGAGCGAGCAGACAAATTCAACGAGAGTTCAGAGAAGCTCTTTGACGTATTTTGTACAGACGGGCAGATGAGAAATAAACTGGAGGAATACAGTGGAATAAAAATGACTAGCATCGAGTGGAAATTTCTCGAAGATCAGAGAAGCGAAAGAAAAATGTACTATGAAGATTTCACAGACAAGCAAGAACTGAAGACGATGGAAAGAAGGCAAAAGATACAATGTCTGGAGCACTTCAGAAAACTCgccaaggaggagaaggaaggaaacaaagcgaaggaaatgaaatacaaaagtgACGAGCAGTCGGACGAAGGCACAAGCGTGGATGAATCCTACCTTGCAGAGGAGGAGAACGGCGGGGCTCCGGCCTTTTCACTGCGGGGCAGAAGGAAGCGCCGGTGCACTGCGACTCCTGCGAGCGCCACCATGCCCCTGGAATGCCAGCATATACGGATGAGCATCAGGAGAGTTAGGCCTGGGTTCTACGAGACTGTGGAGAAGGTCAAAAACTGCTAGCGCATGCCGCGGtcggcaggcagagctgctggagtaTGAGGTGGCAAAGCACACGTTAGGCAAGTTTGAAATCCCACCAGCAATTGGAAGTGATTGTTGTAGATCCCCAAGCCAGAGCTCAGTAACATCCTGGGACACCGACAACGGCAGCAAGGACTAAAAGACATGAATGCGGAAG
The Harpia harpyja isolate bHarHar1 chromosome 12, bHarHar1 primary haplotype, whole genome shotgun sequence genome window above contains:
- the LOC128148792 gene encoding uncharacterized protein LOC128148792; amino-acid sequence: MESLDTEVRARKTLGTVEYVESSGFTQGVLPTKKDVVQNMLYLLQPKRAGQAQRSKEDAAQLLAEHLQEHWLVCNLHTIATQNIKKLILKMYEEFTRLYQTRKQRQNQAFTERADKFNESSEKLFDVFCTDGQMRNKLEEYSGIKMTSIEWKFLEDQRSERKMYYEDFTDKQELKTMERRQKIQCLEHFRKLAKEEKEGNKAKEMKYKSDEQSDEGTSVDESYLAEEENGGAPAFSLRGRRKRRCTATPASATMPLECQHIRMSIRRVRPGFYETVEKVKNC